The following proteins are encoded in a genomic region of Sphingopyxis sp. YF1:
- a CDS encoding SDR family oxidoreductase, which translates to MPDPASPGRRQLLAGAAMLTAATPALLRAAEPLAPDALKGRTVLITGASSGFGRIGALLYARHGAKVIATMRNLPRPEAETLAAEAAKDGLDLHVVEIDVTDDASVASGTAAALKIADGRIDTLVNNAGVGITGPVEVQDMEATRLIFETNVLGIQRMLRALLPQMRAARAGQVFNISSQLGRVIVPGGGHYSATKFAVEALSEQLAYELVPHGIEVTIIQPGGYPTRVWVNRNIYTGVLRDRSAPALLKAYEPFTRGMGTEDGSGRSADPADVPRAIAEIMAMPAGSRPLRRAVHPGNKPQEAINKVAAEVQLAWLGGGALGPLVRAVHD; encoded by the coding sequence ATGCCCGATCCTGCCTCCCCCGGCCGCCGTCAACTGCTCGCAGGCGCCGCCATGCTCACCGCCGCCACCCCTGCGCTGCTGCGCGCCGCCGAGCCGCTGGCGCCCGACGCGCTGAAAGGCCGCACCGTGCTGATCACCGGCGCGTCGAGCGGTTTCGGCCGCATCGGCGCGCTGCTCTACGCACGGCATGGCGCGAAGGTCATCGCGACGATGCGCAACCTGCCGCGCCCCGAAGCCGAAACGCTCGCCGCCGAGGCCGCGAAGGACGGGCTCGACCTGCATGTCGTCGAGATCGACGTGACCGACGACGCGTCGGTCGCCAGCGGCACCGCCGCGGCGCTGAAGATCGCAGACGGCCGGATCGACACGCTCGTCAACAACGCCGGGGTCGGCATCACCGGGCCGGTCGAGGTGCAGGACATGGAAGCGACGCGCCTGATCTTCGAGACCAATGTGCTGGGGATCCAGCGGATGCTGCGCGCGCTGCTGCCCCAGATGCGCGCGGCCAGAGCGGGACAGGTCTTCAACATCTCGTCGCAGCTCGGCCGGGTGATCGTGCCGGGCGGCGGCCATTATTCGGCGACCAAATTCGCGGTCGAGGCCCTGTCCGAACAACTCGCCTATGAACTCGTCCCGCACGGGATCGAGGTGACGATCATCCAGCCGGGCGGCTATCCGACCAGGGTCTGGGTCAACCGCAATATCTATACCGGCGTGCTGCGCGACCGCAGCGCCCCCGCGCTGCTCAAGGCGTATGAGCCCTTCACGCGCGGCATGGGAACCGAGGACGGCAGCGGACGCAGCGCCGACCCCGCCGACGTGCCGCGCGCGATCGCCGAGATCATGGCGATGCCGGCCGGATCGCGCCCGCTGCGCCGCGCGGTGCACCCAGGCAACAAGCCGCAGGAGGCGATCAACAAGGTCGCGGCCGAGGTCCAGCTCGCCTGGCTCGGCGGCGGGGCATTGGGCCCGCTGGTCCGCGCCGTGCACGACTGA
- the pth gene encoding aminoacyl-tRNA hydrolase: MQLWVGLGNPGPQYAMHRHNVGFMAADVIADMHGFPAPAKKFQGWFQDGRIGRHRILLLKPGTYMNESGRSVRAALDFYKLTPQDVTVFYDELDLAPMKVKIKQGGGAAGHNGIRSMIQHIGDDFRRVRIGIGHPGHKDRVTGHVLGNYHKSEMEPLIDLLGAIAAEAPSLADGNDARFLSDIALRLQA, translated from the coding sequence ATGCAACTCTGGGTCGGCCTCGGCAATCCCGGGCCCCAATATGCGATGCACCGTCACAATGTCGGCTTCATGGCCGCCGACGTCATCGCCGACATGCACGGCTTCCCCGCCCCGGCCAAGAAATTCCAGGGCTGGTTTCAGGACGGCCGCATCGGGCGGCATCGCATCCTGCTGCTCAAACCCGGCACCTATATGAACGAAAGCGGCCGCAGCGTGCGCGCCGCGCTCGATTTCTACAAACTGACCCCGCAGGACGTCACCGTCTTCTATGACGAACTCGACCTCGCGCCGATGAAGGTCAAGATCAAGCAGGGCGGCGGCGCCGCGGGGCATAACGGCATCCGCAGCATGATCCAGCATATCGGCGACGATTTCCGCCGGGTGCGCATCGGCATCGGCCATCCGGGACACAAGGACCGCGTCACCGGCCATGTGCTGGGCAATTACCACAAAAGCGAGATGGAACCGCTGATCGACCTGCTCGGCGCGATCGCGGCCGAGGCGCCGTCGCTGGCCGACGGCAATGACGCACGCTTCCTGAGCGATATCGCGCTACGCCTGCAGGCGTAG
- a CDS encoding 50S ribosomal protein L25/general stress protein Ctc gives MSDQLTLTAETRERGGKGASRELRREGRVPAVVYGGKEEPLMIHVEEKLLMKQLMTGHFMNSVVMIEVGGKTIRTLPKDVAFHPVKDRPIHADFLRITKDAKVHVAVPVVFQNEDASPGLKRGGVLNIVRHELELVCDAANIPDDIAIDVTGFDVGDSIHISHVKLPKGSESAITDRDFTIATIVAPSALKSSDGDTTKDDGEGAEEA, from the coding sequence ATGAGCGATCAGCTGACGCTGACGGCCGAGACGCGCGAACGCGGAGGCAAGGGAGCCTCGCGTGAACTGCGTCGTGAAGGTCGTGTCCCCGCCGTTGTCTATGGCGGCAAGGAAGAACCCCTGATGATCCACGTCGAAGAAAAGCTGCTGATGAAGCAGCTGATGACGGGTCACTTCATGAACTCGGTCGTGATGATCGAAGTCGGCGGCAAGACCATCCGCACGCTGCCGAAGGACGTCGCTTTCCACCCGGTCAAGGATCGCCCGATCCACGCCGACTTCCTGCGCATCACCAAGGATGCCAAGGTCCATGTCGCGGTGCCGGTCGTGTTCCAGAACGAAGACGCCTCGCCGGGCCTGAAGCGTGGCGGCGTGCTGAACATCGTTCGCCACGAGCTCGAACTGGTCTGCGACGCGGCCAACATCCCTGACGACATCGCGATCGACGTCACCGGCTTCGACGTCGGCGATTCGATCCACATCAGCCACGTCAAGCTGCCGAAGGGCAGCGAGAGCGCGATCACCGACCGCGATTTCACCATCGCGACGATCGTCGCCCCGTCGGCGCTCAAGTCGAGCGACGGCGACACGACCAAGGATGACGGCGAAGGCGCCGAAGAAGCCTGA